The proteins below come from a single Salinilacihabitans rarus genomic window:
- a CDS encoding M14 family zinc carboxypeptidase has protein sequence MRRRTFVKAAGVTTLGLAATGTASARYDDDQRYRPGGPRLGNERSINLNAFHTNEELATELAKIEDRSGRIDLREIGRSAGRNDPIWEVEVGGGDTKIHLITQIHGDEPIGTEVALEVIKKLAQSNSRQVDRILDNLSFTIVPRVNPDGAMYRYDFDGDGDEEWVARRQNTQPWDGESRYRPYYHYDGGYDMNRDFNVRPSAEFDPRTDDEEAWWTDDYLDMPYEGHTLYSSGLRLTPEVRAVTESFVEADPDYAITHHHKGGNLYPGSGDGNQPPKQTLLSVMAQYGEAYLDRSPFFPAGHEPVSEAVNPFIDAETSDRSIKLNSLVIDALGERGNSVFDSVTRYGYYPLWGSYLDGLCPNVANGGDPVAGMLYEVAYQTDHLGQKAFGRMLELTRVSFLESFDALAEDPDLGEYDVETYFDTPLYGASTAPYR, from the coding sequence ATGAGACGAAGAACGTTCGTGAAAGCTGCCGGTGTGACGACGCTCGGGCTGGCCGCGACCGGTACGGCCAGCGCGAGATACGACGACGACCAGCGGTATCGCCCGGGCGGCCCGCGACTCGGCAACGAGCGATCGATCAACCTGAACGCCTTCCACACCAACGAGGAACTCGCGACGGAACTCGCGAAGATCGAAGACCGGAGCGGGCGGATCGACCTGCGCGAGATCGGCCGCTCCGCCGGCCGTAACGACCCCATCTGGGAGGTCGAGGTCGGCGGCGGCGACACGAAGATCCACCTGATCACGCAGATCCACGGCGACGAACCGATCGGCACCGAAGTGGCCCTCGAAGTGATCAAGAAACTCGCACAGAGCAACTCGCGGCAGGTCGACCGCATCCTCGACAACCTCTCGTTTACCATCGTGCCGCGGGTCAACCCCGACGGCGCGATGTACCGCTACGACTTCGACGGCGACGGCGACGAGGAGTGGGTCGCCCGCCGACAGAACACCCAGCCGTGGGACGGCGAGTCCCGGTACCGCCCGTACTACCACTACGACGGCGGCTACGACATGAACCGGGACTTCAACGTCCGGCCGTCCGCGGAGTTCGACCCGCGGACCGACGACGAGGAGGCGTGGTGGACCGACGACTACCTCGACATGCCCTACGAGGGCCACACGCTCTACTCGAGCGGCCTCCGGCTGACGCCGGAGGTACGGGCCGTCACGGAGTCGTTCGTCGAGGCCGACCCCGACTACGCGATCACCCACCACCACAAGGGCGGCAACCTCTACCCGGGCTCCGGCGACGGCAACCAGCCGCCGAAACAGACTCTGCTGAGCGTGATGGCCCAGTACGGCGAGGCGTACCTCGACCGCTCGCCGTTCTTCCCGGCCGGTCACGAACCCGTCTCGGAGGCGGTCAACCCGTTCATCGACGCCGAGACCAGCGACCGCTCGATCAAGCTGAACTCGCTGGTGATCGACGCGCTCGGGGAGCGCGGGAACAGCGTCTTCGACAGCGTCACCCGCTACGGCTACTACCCCCTGTGGGGGTCGTACCTCGACGGGCTGTGTCCGAACGTCGCAAACGGCGGCGACCCCGTCGCGGGGATGCTCTACGAGGTGGCCTACCAGACCGACCACCTCGGCCAGAAGGCGTTCGGCCGGATGCTGGAACTGACCCGCGTCAGCTTCCTCGAATCGTTCGACGCGCTCGCCGAGGACCCCGATCTCGGCGAGTACGACGTCGAGACCTACTTCGACACGCCGCTGTACGGCGCGTCGACCGCACCGTACCGCTGA
- a CDS encoding translation initiation factor eIF-1A gives MSEETGRRNLRMPNDNELFAVVTEHLGGNHVRLHCQDGKTRLGRIPGRMKYRTWINEDDVVLAEPWDWQDEKATIEWRYTGQDADQLRREGHID, from the coding sequence GTGAGCGAAGAAACCGGGCGCCGGAATCTCCGAATGCCCAACGACAACGAGCTGTTCGCCGTCGTCACCGAGCACCTCGGTGGCAACCACGTTCGACTGCACTGCCAGGACGGCAAGACCCGACTCGGCCGCATCCCCGGCCGCATGAAGTACCGCACCTGGATCAACGAGGACGACGTCGTCCTCGCCGAGCCGTGGGACTGGCAGGACGAGAAGGCCACCATCGAGTGGCGCTACACCGGTCAGGACGCGGACCAGCTCCGGCGCGAAGGCCACATCGACTGA
- a CDS encoding S8 family serine peptidase has translation MRPSTHVFEPSNVRGAEYGYACLAGTSMAAPQVAGAAALVASANPGYNANQVANALTRVAEVPDEYPDEYYGKGGYLDTLAAVSD, from the coding sequence CTGCGACCATCGACCCATGTTTTCGAGCCGTCGAACGTTCGTGGCGCCGAGTACGGGTACGCGTGCCTGGCCGGTACGTCGATGGCCGCGCCGCAGGTCGCGGGGGCCGCCGCGCTCGTCGCGAGCGCGAACCCCGGCTACAACGCGAATCAGGTGGCCAACGCGCTCACGCGCGTTGCCGAGGTACCCGACGAGTACCCGGACGAGTACTACGGGAAAGGCGGCTACCTCGACACGCTGGCCGCGGTGAGCGACTAG
- a CDS encoding long-chain-fatty-acid--CoA ligase yields MERPLLVTDFLDRARTHYGDCEAIVATTGERYTYEEFGERVDRLSRALRERGIEKGDRVAVLDPNTHYHLEAAYAAMQLGAIHTPLNYRLTPDDFAYILEDAGVSAVVADYEYGEKIDAIRDSVPTETFLANDPEALDGEWEGVDAAIEAADPLTKAERPELAEDETITINYTSGTTGDPKGVCRTHRTETIHAYLVSIHQELRDDDVYLWTLPMFHVNGWGHIYAVTGMGAKHVCTRGIDADGIFEAIREEDVSYFCAAPTVLNMLGDYYDEHAPETTGARPVRVATAGAAPPEATIRLVEDEFGWYLKHVYGATETGPLITTSDARRHLDAADDEGTRFAIKKRQGLGYLGTEVRVVDEDGEDVPADDETLGEVVVRGNQVMDRYWNQPEATEEAFSDRIEGYYHTGDLATVDERGMISIQDRKKDIIVSGGENISSIELEDALFEHPEVADVAVIPAPSDEWGETPQAFVVPASGDPDDPGVTSDELTAFTREHLAGYKAVRRIEFVAELPTTATGKVQKYELREKVWSDEERMIGEG; encoded by the coding sequence ATGGAACGGCCGCTGCTGGTGACCGACTTCCTGGACCGCGCGCGGACCCACTACGGGGACTGTGAAGCCATCGTCGCGACGACGGGCGAGCGCTACACCTACGAGGAGTTCGGCGAACGCGTCGACCGACTCTCGCGGGCCCTGCGCGAGCGGGGGATCGAGAAGGGCGACCGCGTCGCCGTCCTCGACCCGAACACCCACTACCACCTCGAGGCCGCCTACGCGGCGATGCAACTCGGGGCGATCCACACGCCGCTGAACTACCGGCTGACGCCCGACGACTTCGCGTACATCCTCGAAGACGCGGGCGTCTCCGCCGTCGTCGCCGACTACGAGTACGGCGAGAAGATCGACGCGATCCGCGACTCGGTGCCGACGGAGACCTTCCTCGCGAACGACCCCGAGGCGCTGGACGGCGAGTGGGAGGGCGTCGACGCGGCCATCGAGGCCGCCGACCCGCTCACGAAAGCGGAGCGCCCCGAACTCGCGGAGGACGAGACGATCACGATCAACTACACCTCGGGGACGACCGGCGACCCGAAGGGGGTCTGTCGGACCCACCGGACGGAGACGATCCACGCCTACCTCGTGTCGATCCACCAGGAACTGCGCGACGACGACGTCTACCTGTGGACGCTGCCGATGTTCCACGTCAACGGCTGGGGACACATCTACGCGGTCACGGGGATGGGCGCGAAACACGTCTGCACCCGCGGGATCGACGCCGACGGGATCTTCGAGGCGATCCGCGAGGAGGACGTCTCGTACTTCTGTGCGGCGCCGACGGTGCTCAACATGCTCGGCGACTACTACGACGAGCACGCCCCCGAGACGACCGGGGCGCGGCCGGTCCGGGTCGCCACCGCGGGGGCGGCCCCGCCGGAGGCGACCATCCGCCTCGTCGAGGACGAGTTCGGCTGGTACCTCAAGCACGTCTACGGCGCGACCGAGACGGGGCCGCTGATCACCACCTCGGACGCGCGCCGCCACCTCGATGCCGCCGACGACGAAGGGACCCGGTTCGCGATCAAGAAGCGCCAGGGTCTGGGCTACCTCGGCACCGAGGTCAGGGTCGTCGACGAGGACGGCGAGGACGTCCCGGCCGACGACGAGACCCTCGGCGAGGTGGTCGTCCGCGGCAACCAGGTGATGGACCGCTACTGGAACCAGCCCGAAGCCACCGAGGAGGCCTTCTCCGACCGGATCGAGGGCTACTACCACACGGGCGACCTCGCGACGGTCGACGAGCGCGGGATGATCTCGATCCAGGACCGCAAGAAGGACATCATCGTCTCCGGCGGCGAGAACATCTCCAGCATCGAACTCGAGGACGCCCTGTTCGAGCACCCCGAGGTGGCCGACGTCGCGGTGATCCCGGCGCCCAGCGATGAGTGGGGCGAGACCCCGCAGGCGTTCGTCGTCCCCGCCAGCGGCGACCCCGACGACCCCGGCGTCACGAGCGACGAACTGACCGCGTTCACCCGCGAGCACCTCGCGGGCTACAAGGCGGTTCGCCGGATCGAGTTCGTCGCGGAACTGCCGACGACCGCGACCGGGAAGGTCCAGAAGTACGAACTCCGCGAGAAGGTCTGGTCCGACGAGGAGCGGATGATCGGCGAGGGATAG
- a CDS encoding HalOD1 output domain-containing protein, whose translation MTERPDPAPLCEYDPDPETPVSVAVLEAVAAARGLDSTELLPTYGYTLFDRVDPGALDSLVADRDAVDFAVEFELYGSRVRIEGANRILVYEAD comes from the coding sequence ATGACCGAGCGACCCGACCCCGCGCCCCTCTGTGAGTACGACCCCGATCCGGAGACGCCGGTCAGCGTCGCCGTCCTCGAAGCCGTCGCCGCCGCGAGGGGGCTTGACTCCACGGAACTCCTGCCGACGTACGGCTACACCCTCTTCGACCGCGTCGATCCGGGCGCGCTCGACTCGCTCGTCGCCGACCGCGACGCCGTCGACTTCGCGGTCGAGTTCGAACTCTACGGCTCGCGCGTCCGGATCGAGGGGGCAAACCGGATCCTCGTCTACGAGGCCGACTGA
- a CDS encoding M24 family metallopeptidase: MATRLPDGEFEARLERVRDRIAETDADAGVWFGATSIEYLTGFDHIRTERPVALAVTDERVELTVPRLEVERASEIPRIDAFHHYADYPGGDPMATVAEMLDGLGADAVAADAESAPGTMGYQGPPLSVFVDVETQAWVRRMRWEKSDAEVDLIRESARWANLGHRYLADYTAVGAHPATASQRASTDASRAMLDALGDRYATRTRGTGPVTAGYITGEQTRLPHGHTANRRLEAGDVLITGATANVDGYHSELERTMFLGEPTDEQVHYFELVLEAQTIAIDALGPGVPIAAVDEAVWSYFEEQGVTDLAQHHVGHNIGMEGHEPPYIDRGWGDHCESDHTNYDADDAAMRPGHVYTIEPGIYTDAYGYRHSDTVAITEDGTERLTYFPRDLDGNVIPVE, encoded by the coding sequence ATGGCGACGCGACTGCCCGACGGCGAGTTCGAGGCCCGCCTCGAACGCGTCCGCGACCGGATCGCCGAGACCGACGCCGACGCGGGCGTCTGGTTCGGCGCGACGAGTATCGAGTACCTGACCGGCTTCGACCACATCCGGACCGAGCGGCCGGTCGCGCTCGCGGTCACCGACGAGCGGGTCGAACTGACGGTGCCGCGTCTCGAAGTCGAGCGCGCGAGCGAGATCCCGCGGATCGACGCGTTCCACCACTACGCCGACTATCCCGGCGGCGACCCGATGGCAACCGTCGCCGAGATGCTCGACGGCCTCGGCGCCGACGCCGTCGCGGCCGACGCCGAGAGTGCGCCGGGGACGATGGGCTACCAGGGGCCGCCGCTCTCCGTGTTCGTCGACGTCGAGACGCAGGCCTGGGTGCGCCGGATGCGCTGGGAGAAGTCCGACGCGGAGGTGGACCTGATCCGCGAGTCCGCCCGCTGGGCCAACCTCGGCCACCGCTACCTCGCCGACTACACCGCGGTCGGCGCCCACCCCGCGACCGCGAGCCAGCGCGCTTCGACGGACGCCTCGCGGGCGATGCTCGACGCGCTCGGCGACCGGTACGCCACCCGCACCCGGGGGACGGGCCCGGTCACGGCGGGGTACATCACCGGCGAGCAGACCAGACTGCCACACGGTCACACGGCCAACCGCCGCCTCGAAGCGGGCGACGTGCTGATCACGGGCGCGACGGCGAACGTCGACGGCTACCACTCCGAACTCGAACGGACGATGTTCCTCGGGGAACCGACCGACGAGCAGGTCCACTACTTCGAACTCGTGCTCGAAGCGCAGACCATCGCCATCGACGCGCTCGGCCCGGGCGTTCCGATCGCCGCCGTCGACGAGGCGGTGTGGTCGTACTTCGAGGAGCAGGGCGTGACCGACCTCGCCCAGCACCACGTCGGCCACAACATCGGGATGGAGGGCCACGAACCGCCGTACATCGACCGCGGCTGGGGCGACCACTGCGAGTCCGACCACACGAACTACGACGCCGACGACGCCGCGATGCGCCCGGGCCACGTCTACACGATCGAACCCGGCATCTACACCGACGCGTACGGCTACCGCCACTCGGATACGGTCGCGATCACCGAGGACGGCACCGAGCGGCTCACCTACTTCCCGCGGGACCTCGACGGGAACGTGATCCCGGTCGAGTAG
- a CDS encoding translation initiation factor IF-2 subunit beta, with protein MDYESSLDRAMENVPDIGGDEQRLQIPDAEAQKDGAFTRFTNLGEIADVLSREDEHLHRFVQRELGTSGKLADGRGRYNGSFSGQDFDAAIDAYVDEYVLCSECGLPDTRLVREDRTPMLRCDACGAFRPVTKRSSGGQQQQQREAVEEGETYTVEITGTGRKGDGVAEKGEYTIFVPGASEGDVVEVYIKNISGNLAFARLA; from the coding sequence ATGGATTACGAGTCGAGTCTCGACCGGGCGATGGAGAACGTCCCGGACATCGGTGGCGACGAACAGCGACTGCAGATCCCCGACGCCGAGGCCCAGAAGGACGGCGCGTTCACCCGCTTTACGAACCTCGGGGAGATCGCGGACGTCCTCTCGCGGGAGGACGAGCACCTCCACCGGTTCGTCCAGCGCGAACTGGGGACCAGCGGCAAACTCGCGGACGGCCGCGGACGGTACAACGGCTCGTTCTCCGGGCAGGACTTCGACGCGGCGATCGACGCCTACGTCGACGAGTACGTCCTCTGTTCGGAGTGTGGCCTGCCGGACACCCGTCTCGTCCGCGAGGACCGCACGCCGATGCTGCGCTGTGACGCCTGTGGCGCGTTCCGGCCCGTCACGAAGCGCTCCTCGGGCGGCCAGCAGCAACAGCAGCGCGAGGCCGTCGAGGAGGGCGAGACCTACACCGTCGAGATCACCGGCACCGGCCGCAAGGGCGACGGCGTCGCCGAGAAAGGCGAGTACACGATCTTCGTCCCGGGCGCCAGCGAGGGCGACGTCGTCGAGGTCTACATCAAGAACATCTCCGGCAACCTCGCGTTCGCGCGACTGGCCTGA